In Xiphophorus hellerii strain 12219 chromosome 13, Xiphophorus_hellerii-4.1, whole genome shotgun sequence, the following proteins share a genomic window:
- the LOC116731964 gene encoding T-cell differentiation antigen CD6-like isoform X5 — protein MKLLQFLWILQLSSLSPDPGVQVAPEDMDDDPYVHHLNATCRWTLRMPGNRSGEAVPLPPDFLDTLAEWICQDLKCGRVYAVNKFNLPPKDKCFQDCVYQNQRLQSCSETFTPGCIVISEVVCGHQSVRLKGAKDQCAGRVEVWKDRMWGTVCDDRFDLREANVVCAQLGCGTALKVTGQNGLFPPGSGPIHLDELNCTGNEQNLWFCPGVQENSDCGHKEDAGVVCSDSKAFFGVTTEVAPDAPQTELMTTARLVGVPSPERLSIVVLALGLLVFAILNLVLCCLYRRRHVLLLQQTRSKQAAPSDPPQNLYKANQNLVRAGPVPLQAAVPSESRTAWSRTRRADSESGDPDCEPSARMSTFYNSQRYRTDLKPSALSSLCEEGSGAAADAQFGRASRISEDSFDSSSTSSGECYENVIPSQNPTRSGRSRSQQNLTSESGQNRAGSPPPYTNTGFQFALGGKGAEPSSGKGQRETTSHVHRHDADAPLSLGDDEDEDDYCPVSPD, from the exons ACGACCCTTATGTTCATCACCTCAACGCTACATGCAGGTGGACTCTCAGGATGCCTGGAAACAGGAGTGGGGAGGCGGTTCCACTCCCACCGGATTTTTTAGACACTCTGGCTGAGTGGATCTGCCAGGACCTTAAATGTGGAAGAGTTTATGCTGTGAATAAATTCAACCTGCCTCCCAAAGACAAGTGCTTCCAGGACTGCGTGTACCAGAACCAGCGTCTACAGAGCTGCTCAGAGACGTTTACTCCAGGATGCATCGTGATCTCAGAAGTGGTTTGTG GTCATCAGTCCGTTCGGCTGAAGGGAGCTAAGGATCAGTGCGCCGGGCGGGTGGAGGTCTGGAAGGACAGGATGTGGGGCACGGTGTGTGACGACAGATTTGACCTGAGAGAAGCCAACGTGGTTTGCGCCCAGCTGGGCTGTGGGACCGCTCTAAAGGTGACGGGTCAGAATGGATTGTTCCCTCCAGGGAGCGGACCGATTCACCTAGACGAGCTGAACTGCACCGGGAACGAGCAGAACCTGTGGTTCTGTCCGGGTGTCCAGGAAAACTCCGACTGCGGACACAAAGAGGATGCTGGTGTGGTGTGTTCAG ATTCAAAGGCGTTTTTTGGAGTAACCACAGAAGTTGCTCCAGATGCTCCTCAGACTGAGTTGATGACCACAG CTCGTCTCGTCGGCGTTCCGTCGCCTGAACGTCTCAGCATCGTGGTTCTGGCTCTTGGACTGCTTGTTTTTGCCATCCTGAATTTGGTTCTGTGCTGCCTTTACAGGCGACGGCACG TCTTGCTCCTGCAGCAGACTCGCTCCAAGCAGGCGGCGCCCAGCGATCCTCCTCAGAACCTCTACAAGGCGAACCAGAACCTGGTGAGAGCCGGTCCCGTCCCGCTGCAGGCCGCCG TCCCGTCCGAGTCCAGGACCGCGTGGAGCCGGACCAGGAGAGCGGACAGCGAGTCGGGAGACCCGGACTGTGAGCCGTCTGCCAGGATGTCCACCTTTTACA ATTCTCAGAGATACAGAACAGACCTGAAGCCTTCAGCTCTCAGCAGCCTGTGTGAGGAAG GCTCCGGCGCGGCCGCAGACGCTCAGTTCGGCCGAGCGTCCAGGATCTCGGAGGATTCCTTCGACTCGTCCAGCACCTCGTCTGGCGAATGCTACGAAAACGTGATTCCTAGCCAGAACCCGACCCGGTCAGGCAGGTCCAGAAGCCAACAGAACC TGACATCAGaatcgggtcagaaccgggcTGGGAGCCCGCCACCCTACACAAACACTGGTTTCCAGTTTGCACTGGGAGggaagggggcggagccaagCTCAGGTAAAGGTCAGCGAGAGACGACCTCACACGTCCATCGGCACGATGCTGACGCTCCTCTGTCGCTaggtgatgatgaagatgaagatgattATTGTCCTGTGAGCCCAGACTGA
- the LOC116731964 gene encoding T-cell differentiation antigen CD6-like isoform X3, with protein MKLLQFLWILQLSSLSPALLYASAPDPGVQVAPEDMDDDPYVHHLNATCRWTLRMPGNRSGEAVPLPPDFLDTLAEWICQDLKCGRVYAVNKFNLPPKDKCFQDCVYQNQRLQSCSETFTPGCIVISEVVCGHQSVRLKGAKDQCAGRVEVWKDRMWGTVCDDRFDLREANVVCAQLGCGTALKVTGQNGLFPPGSGPIHLDELNCTGNEQNLWFCPGVQENSDCGHKEDAGVVCSDSKAFFGVTTEVAPDAPQTELMTTARLVGVPSPERLSIVVLALGLLVFAILNLVLCCLYRRRHVLLLQQTRSKQAAPSDPPQNLYKANQNLVRAGPVPLQAAVPSESRTAWSRTRRADSESGDPDCEPSARMSTFYNSQRYRTDLKPSALSSLCEEGSGAAADAQFGRASRISEDSFDSSSTSSGECYENVIPSQNPTRSGRSRSQQNLTSESGQNRAGSPPPYTNTGFQFALGGKGAEPSSGKGQRETTSHVHRHDADAPLSLGDDEDEDDYCPVSPD; from the exons ACGACCCTTATGTTCATCACCTCAACGCTACATGCAGGTGGACTCTCAGGATGCCTGGAAACAGGAGTGGGGAGGCGGTTCCACTCCCACCGGATTTTTTAGACACTCTGGCTGAGTGGATCTGCCAGGACCTTAAATGTGGAAGAGTTTATGCTGTGAATAAATTCAACCTGCCTCCCAAAGACAAGTGCTTCCAGGACTGCGTGTACCAGAACCAGCGTCTACAGAGCTGCTCAGAGACGTTTACTCCAGGATGCATCGTGATCTCAGAAGTGGTTTGTG GTCATCAGTCCGTTCGGCTGAAGGGAGCTAAGGATCAGTGCGCCGGGCGGGTGGAGGTCTGGAAGGACAGGATGTGGGGCACGGTGTGTGACGACAGATTTGACCTGAGAGAAGCCAACGTGGTTTGCGCCCAGCTGGGCTGTGGGACCGCTCTAAAGGTGACGGGTCAGAATGGATTGTTCCCTCCAGGGAGCGGACCGATTCACCTAGACGAGCTGAACTGCACCGGGAACGAGCAGAACCTGTGGTTCTGTCCGGGTGTCCAGGAAAACTCCGACTGCGGACACAAAGAGGATGCTGGTGTGGTGTGTTCAG ATTCAAAGGCGTTTTTTGGAGTAACCACAGAAGTTGCTCCAGATGCTCCTCAGACTGAGTTGATGACCACAG CTCGTCTCGTCGGCGTTCCGTCGCCTGAACGTCTCAGCATCGTGGTTCTGGCTCTTGGACTGCTTGTTTTTGCCATCCTGAATTTGGTTCTGTGCTGCCTTTACAGGCGACGGCACG TCTTGCTCCTGCAGCAGACTCGCTCCAAGCAGGCGGCGCCCAGCGATCCTCCTCAGAACCTCTACAAGGCGAACCAGAACCTGGTGAGAGCCGGTCCCGTCCCGCTGCAGGCCGCCG TCCCGTCCGAGTCCAGGACCGCGTGGAGCCGGACCAGGAGAGCGGACAGCGAGTCGGGAGACCCGGACTGTGAGCCGTCTGCCAGGATGTCCACCTTTTACA ATTCTCAGAGATACAGAACAGACCTGAAGCCTTCAGCTCTCAGCAGCCTGTGTGAGGAAG GCTCCGGCGCGGCCGCAGACGCTCAGTTCGGCCGAGCGTCCAGGATCTCGGAGGATTCCTTCGACTCGTCCAGCACCTCGTCTGGCGAATGCTACGAAAACGTGATTCCTAGCCAGAACCCGACCCGGTCAGGCAGGTCCAGAAGCCAACAGAACC TGACATCAGaatcgggtcagaaccgggcTGGGAGCCCGCCACCCTACACAAACACTGGTTTCCAGTTTGCACTGGGAGggaagggggcggagccaagCTCAGGTAAAGGTCAGCGAGAGACGACCTCACACGTCCATCGGCACGATGCTGACGCTCCTCTGTCGCTaggtgatgatgaagatgaagatgattATTGTCCTGTGAGCCCAGACTGA
- the LOC116731964 gene encoding T-cell differentiation antigen CD6-like isoform X8, protein MKLLQFLWILQLSSLSPVLLDVFTPDPLTTETPEEFDYDPYVHHLNATCRWTLRMPGNRSGEAVPLPPDFLDTLAEWICQDLKCGRVYAVNKFNLPPKDKCFQDCVYQNQRLQSCSETFTPGCIVISEVVCGHQSVRLKGAKDQCAGRVEVWKDRMWGTVCDDRFDLREANVVCAQLGCGTALKVTGQNGLFPPGSGPIHLDELNCTGNEQNLWFCPGVQENSDCGHKEDAGVVCSDSKAFFGVTTEVAPDAPQTELMTTARLVGVPSPERLSIVVLALGLLVFAILNLVLCCLYRRRHVLLLQQTRSKQAAPSDPPQNLYKANQNLVRAGPVPLQAAVPSESRTAWSRTRRADSESGDPDCEPSARMSTFYNSQRYRTDLKPSALSSLCEEGSGAAADAQFGRASRISEDSFDSSSTSSGECYENVIPSQNPTRSGRSRSQQNLTSESGQNRAGSPPPYTNTGFQFALGGKGAEPSSGKDEDDYCPVSPD, encoded by the exons ACGACCCTTATGTTCATCACCTCAACGCTACATGCAGGTGGACTCTCAGGATGCCTGGAAACAGGAGTGGGGAGGCGGTTCCACTCCCACCGGATTTTTTAGACACTCTGGCTGAGTGGATCTGCCAGGACCTTAAATGTGGAAGAGTTTATGCTGTGAATAAATTCAACCTGCCTCCCAAAGACAAGTGCTTCCAGGACTGCGTGTACCAGAACCAGCGTCTACAGAGCTGCTCAGAGACGTTTACTCCAGGATGCATCGTGATCTCAGAAGTGGTTTGTG GTCATCAGTCCGTTCGGCTGAAGGGAGCTAAGGATCAGTGCGCCGGGCGGGTGGAGGTCTGGAAGGACAGGATGTGGGGCACGGTGTGTGACGACAGATTTGACCTGAGAGAAGCCAACGTGGTTTGCGCCCAGCTGGGCTGTGGGACCGCTCTAAAGGTGACGGGTCAGAATGGATTGTTCCCTCCAGGGAGCGGACCGATTCACCTAGACGAGCTGAACTGCACCGGGAACGAGCAGAACCTGTGGTTCTGTCCGGGTGTCCAGGAAAACTCCGACTGCGGACACAAAGAGGATGCTGGTGTGGTGTGTTCAG ATTCAAAGGCGTTTTTTGGAGTAACCACAGAAGTTGCTCCAGATGCTCCTCAGACTGAGTTGATGACCACAG CTCGTCTCGTCGGCGTTCCGTCGCCTGAACGTCTCAGCATCGTGGTTCTGGCTCTTGGACTGCTTGTTTTTGCCATCCTGAATTTGGTTCTGTGCTGCCTTTACAGGCGACGGCACG TCTTGCTCCTGCAGCAGACTCGCTCCAAGCAGGCGGCGCCCAGCGATCCTCCTCAGAACCTCTACAAGGCGAACCAGAACCTGGTGAGAGCCGGTCCCGTCCCGCTGCAGGCCGCCG TCCCGTCCGAGTCCAGGACCGCGTGGAGCCGGACCAGGAGAGCGGACAGCGAGTCGGGAGACCCGGACTGTGAGCCGTCTGCCAGGATGTCCACCTTTTACA ATTCTCAGAGATACAGAACAGACCTGAAGCCTTCAGCTCTCAGCAGCCTGTGTGAGGAAG GCTCCGGCGCGGCCGCAGACGCTCAGTTCGGCCGAGCGTCCAGGATCTCGGAGGATTCCTTCGACTCGTCCAGCACCTCGTCTGGCGAATGCTACGAAAACGTGATTCCTAGCCAGAACCCGACCCGGTCAGGCAGGTCCAGAAGCCAACAGAACC TGACATCAGaatcgggtcagaaccgggcTGGGAGCCCGCCACCCTACACAAACACTGGTTTCCAGTTTGCACTGGGAGggaagggggcggagccaagCTCAGGTAAAG atgaagatgattATTGTCCTGTGAGCCCAGACTGA
- the LOC116731964 gene encoding T-cell differentiation antigen CD6-like isoform X7, which translates to MKLLQFLWILQLSSLSPVLLDVFTPDPLTTETPEEFDYDPYVHHLNATCRWTLRMPGNRSGEAVPLPPDFLDTLAEWICQDLKCGRVYAVNKFNLPPKDKCFQDCVYQNQRLQSCSETFTPGCIVISEVVCGHQSVRLKGAKDQCAGRVEVWKDRMWGTVCDDRFDLREANVVCAQLGCGTALKVTGQNGLFPPGSGPIHLDELNCTGNEQNLWFCPGVQENSDCGHKEDAGVVCSDSKAFFGVTTEVAPDAPQTELMTTARLVGVPSPERLSIVVLALGLLVFAILNLVLCCLYRRRHVLLLQQTRSKQAAPSDPPQNLYKANQNLVRAGPVPLQAAVPSESRTAWSRTRRADSESGDPDCEPSARMSTFYNSQRYRTDLKPSALSSLCEEGSGAAADAQFGRASRISEDSFDSSSTSSGECYENVIPSQNPTRSGRSRSQQNLTSESGQNRAGSPPPYTNTGFQFALGGKGAEPSSGDDEDEDDYCPVSPD; encoded by the exons ACGACCCTTATGTTCATCACCTCAACGCTACATGCAGGTGGACTCTCAGGATGCCTGGAAACAGGAGTGGGGAGGCGGTTCCACTCCCACCGGATTTTTTAGACACTCTGGCTGAGTGGATCTGCCAGGACCTTAAATGTGGAAGAGTTTATGCTGTGAATAAATTCAACCTGCCTCCCAAAGACAAGTGCTTCCAGGACTGCGTGTACCAGAACCAGCGTCTACAGAGCTGCTCAGAGACGTTTACTCCAGGATGCATCGTGATCTCAGAAGTGGTTTGTG GTCATCAGTCCGTTCGGCTGAAGGGAGCTAAGGATCAGTGCGCCGGGCGGGTGGAGGTCTGGAAGGACAGGATGTGGGGCACGGTGTGTGACGACAGATTTGACCTGAGAGAAGCCAACGTGGTTTGCGCCCAGCTGGGCTGTGGGACCGCTCTAAAGGTGACGGGTCAGAATGGATTGTTCCCTCCAGGGAGCGGACCGATTCACCTAGACGAGCTGAACTGCACCGGGAACGAGCAGAACCTGTGGTTCTGTCCGGGTGTCCAGGAAAACTCCGACTGCGGACACAAAGAGGATGCTGGTGTGGTGTGTTCAG ATTCAAAGGCGTTTTTTGGAGTAACCACAGAAGTTGCTCCAGATGCTCCTCAGACTGAGTTGATGACCACAG CTCGTCTCGTCGGCGTTCCGTCGCCTGAACGTCTCAGCATCGTGGTTCTGGCTCTTGGACTGCTTGTTTTTGCCATCCTGAATTTGGTTCTGTGCTGCCTTTACAGGCGACGGCACG TCTTGCTCCTGCAGCAGACTCGCTCCAAGCAGGCGGCGCCCAGCGATCCTCCTCAGAACCTCTACAAGGCGAACCAGAACCTGGTGAGAGCCGGTCCCGTCCCGCTGCAGGCCGCCG TCCCGTCCGAGTCCAGGACCGCGTGGAGCCGGACCAGGAGAGCGGACAGCGAGTCGGGAGACCCGGACTGTGAGCCGTCTGCCAGGATGTCCACCTTTTACA ATTCTCAGAGATACAGAACAGACCTGAAGCCTTCAGCTCTCAGCAGCCTGTGTGAGGAAG GCTCCGGCGCGGCCGCAGACGCTCAGTTCGGCCGAGCGTCCAGGATCTCGGAGGATTCCTTCGACTCGTCCAGCACCTCGTCTGGCGAATGCTACGAAAACGTGATTCCTAGCCAGAACCCGACCCGGTCAGGCAGGTCCAGAAGCCAACAGAACC TGACATCAGaatcgggtcagaaccgggcTGGGAGCCCGCCACCCTACACAAACACTGGTTTCCAGTTTGCACTGGGAGggaagggggcggagccaagCTCAG gtgatgatgaagatgaagatgattATTGTCCTGTGAGCCCAGACTGA
- the LOC116731964 gene encoding T-cell differentiation antigen CD6-like isoform X4, translated as MKLLQFLWILQLSSLSPALLDASAPDPGVQVAPEDMDDDPYVHHLNATCRWTLRMPGNRSGEAVPLPPDFLDTLAEWICQDLKCGRVYAVNKFNLPPKDKCFQDCVYQNQRLQSCSETFTPGCIVISEVVCGHQSVRLKGAKDQCAGRVEVWKDRMWGTVCDDRFDLREANVVCAQLGCGTALKVTGQNGLFPPGSGPIHLDELNCTGNEQNLWFCPGVQENSDCGHKEDAGVVCSDSKAFFGVTTEVAPDAPQTELMTTARLVGVPSPERLSIVVLALGLLVFAILNLVLCCLYRRRHVLLLQQTRSKQAAPSDPPQNLYKANQNLVRAGPVPLQAAVPSESRTAWSRTRRADSESGDPDCEPSARMSTFYNSQRYRTDLKPSALSSLCEEGSGAAADAQFGRASRISEDSFDSSSTSSGECYENVIPSQNPTRSGRSRSQQNLTSESGQNRAGSPPPYTNTGFQFALGGKGAEPSSGKGQRETTSHVHRHDADAPLSLGDDEDEDDYCPVSPD; from the exons ACGACCCTTATGTTCATCACCTCAACGCTACATGCAGGTGGACTCTCAGGATGCCTGGAAACAGGAGTGGGGAGGCGGTTCCACTCCCACCGGATTTTTTAGACACTCTGGCTGAGTGGATCTGCCAGGACCTTAAATGTGGAAGAGTTTATGCTGTGAATAAATTCAACCTGCCTCCCAAAGACAAGTGCTTCCAGGACTGCGTGTACCAGAACCAGCGTCTACAGAGCTGCTCAGAGACGTTTACTCCAGGATGCATCGTGATCTCAGAAGTGGTTTGTG GTCATCAGTCCGTTCGGCTGAAGGGAGCTAAGGATCAGTGCGCCGGGCGGGTGGAGGTCTGGAAGGACAGGATGTGGGGCACGGTGTGTGACGACAGATTTGACCTGAGAGAAGCCAACGTGGTTTGCGCCCAGCTGGGCTGTGGGACCGCTCTAAAGGTGACGGGTCAGAATGGATTGTTCCCTCCAGGGAGCGGACCGATTCACCTAGACGAGCTGAACTGCACCGGGAACGAGCAGAACCTGTGGTTCTGTCCGGGTGTCCAGGAAAACTCCGACTGCGGACACAAAGAGGATGCTGGTGTGGTGTGTTCAG ATTCAAAGGCGTTTTTTGGAGTAACCACAGAAGTTGCTCCAGATGCTCCTCAGACTGAGTTGATGACCACAG CTCGTCTCGTCGGCGTTCCGTCGCCTGAACGTCTCAGCATCGTGGTTCTGGCTCTTGGACTGCTTGTTTTTGCCATCCTGAATTTGGTTCTGTGCTGCCTTTACAGGCGACGGCACG TCTTGCTCCTGCAGCAGACTCGCTCCAAGCAGGCGGCGCCCAGCGATCCTCCTCAGAACCTCTACAAGGCGAACCAGAACCTGGTGAGAGCCGGTCCCGTCCCGCTGCAGGCCGCCG TCCCGTCCGAGTCCAGGACCGCGTGGAGCCGGACCAGGAGAGCGGACAGCGAGTCGGGAGACCCGGACTGTGAGCCGTCTGCCAGGATGTCCACCTTTTACA ATTCTCAGAGATACAGAACAGACCTGAAGCCTTCAGCTCTCAGCAGCCTGTGTGAGGAAG GCTCCGGCGCGGCCGCAGACGCTCAGTTCGGCCGAGCGTCCAGGATCTCGGAGGATTCCTTCGACTCGTCCAGCACCTCGTCTGGCGAATGCTACGAAAACGTGATTCCTAGCCAGAACCCGACCCGGTCAGGCAGGTCCAGAAGCCAACAGAACC TGACATCAGaatcgggtcagaaccgggcTGGGAGCCCGCCACCCTACACAAACACTGGTTTCCAGTTTGCACTGGGAGggaagggggcggagccaagCTCAGGTAAAGGTCAGCGAGAGACGACCTCACACGTCCATCGGCACGATGCTGACGCTCCTCTGTCGCTaggtgatgatgaagatgaagatgattATTGTCCTGTGAGCCCAGACTGA
- the LOC116731964 gene encoding T-cell differentiation antigen CD6-like isoform X1: MKLLQFLWILQLSSLSPVLLDVFTPDPLTTETPEEFDYDPYVHHLNATCRWTLRMPGNRSGEAVPLPPDFLDTLAEWICQDLKCGRVYAVNKFNLPPKDKCFQDCVYQNQRLQSCSETFTPGCIVISEVVCGHQSVRLKGAKDQCAGRVEVWKDRMWGTVCDDRFDLREANVVCAQLGCGTALKVTGQNGLFPPGSGPIHLDELNCTGNEQNLWFCPGVQENSDCGHKEDAGVVCSDSKAFFGVTTEVAPDAPQTELMTTARLVGVPSPERLSIVVLALGLLVFAILNLVLCCLYRRRHVLLLQQTRSKQAAPSDPPQNLYKANQNLVRAGPVPLQAAVPSESRTAWSRTRRADSESGDPDCEPSARMSTFYNSQRYRTDLKPSALSSLCEEGSGAAADAQFGRASRISEDSFDSSSTSSGECYENVIPSQNPTRSGRSRSQQNLTSESGQNRAGSPPPYTNTGFQFALGGKGAEPSSGKGQRETTSHVHRHDADAPLSLGDDEDEDDYCPVSPD, from the exons ACGACCCTTATGTTCATCACCTCAACGCTACATGCAGGTGGACTCTCAGGATGCCTGGAAACAGGAGTGGGGAGGCGGTTCCACTCCCACCGGATTTTTTAGACACTCTGGCTGAGTGGATCTGCCAGGACCTTAAATGTGGAAGAGTTTATGCTGTGAATAAATTCAACCTGCCTCCCAAAGACAAGTGCTTCCAGGACTGCGTGTACCAGAACCAGCGTCTACAGAGCTGCTCAGAGACGTTTACTCCAGGATGCATCGTGATCTCAGAAGTGGTTTGTG GTCATCAGTCCGTTCGGCTGAAGGGAGCTAAGGATCAGTGCGCCGGGCGGGTGGAGGTCTGGAAGGACAGGATGTGGGGCACGGTGTGTGACGACAGATTTGACCTGAGAGAAGCCAACGTGGTTTGCGCCCAGCTGGGCTGTGGGACCGCTCTAAAGGTGACGGGTCAGAATGGATTGTTCCCTCCAGGGAGCGGACCGATTCACCTAGACGAGCTGAACTGCACCGGGAACGAGCAGAACCTGTGGTTCTGTCCGGGTGTCCAGGAAAACTCCGACTGCGGACACAAAGAGGATGCTGGTGTGGTGTGTTCAG ATTCAAAGGCGTTTTTTGGAGTAACCACAGAAGTTGCTCCAGATGCTCCTCAGACTGAGTTGATGACCACAG CTCGTCTCGTCGGCGTTCCGTCGCCTGAACGTCTCAGCATCGTGGTTCTGGCTCTTGGACTGCTTGTTTTTGCCATCCTGAATTTGGTTCTGTGCTGCCTTTACAGGCGACGGCACG TCTTGCTCCTGCAGCAGACTCGCTCCAAGCAGGCGGCGCCCAGCGATCCTCCTCAGAACCTCTACAAGGCGAACCAGAACCTGGTGAGAGCCGGTCCCGTCCCGCTGCAGGCCGCCG TCCCGTCCGAGTCCAGGACCGCGTGGAGCCGGACCAGGAGAGCGGACAGCGAGTCGGGAGACCCGGACTGTGAGCCGTCTGCCAGGATGTCCACCTTTTACA ATTCTCAGAGATACAGAACAGACCTGAAGCCTTCAGCTCTCAGCAGCCTGTGTGAGGAAG GCTCCGGCGCGGCCGCAGACGCTCAGTTCGGCCGAGCGTCCAGGATCTCGGAGGATTCCTTCGACTCGTCCAGCACCTCGTCTGGCGAATGCTACGAAAACGTGATTCCTAGCCAGAACCCGACCCGGTCAGGCAGGTCCAGAAGCCAACAGAACC TGACATCAGaatcgggtcagaaccgggcTGGGAGCCCGCCACCCTACACAAACACTGGTTTCCAGTTTGCACTGGGAGggaagggggcggagccaagCTCAGGTAAAGGTCAGCGAGAGACGACCTCACACGTCCATCGGCACGATGCTGACGCTCCTCTGTCGCTaggtgatgatgaagatgaagatgattATTGTCCTGTGAGCCCAGACTGA
- the LOC116731964 gene encoding T-cell differentiation antigen CD6-like isoform X6, which translates to MKLLQFLWILQLSSLSPVLLDVFTPDPLTTETPEEFDYDPYVHHLNATCRWTLRMPGNRSGEAVPLPPDFLDTLAEWICQDLKCGRVYAVNKFNLPPKDKCFQDCVYQNQRLQSCSETFTPGCIVISEVVCGHQSVRLKGAKDQCAGRVEVWKDRMWGTVCDDRFDLREANVVCAQLGCGTALKVTGQNGLFPPGSGPIHLDELNCTGNEQNLWFCPGVQENSDCGHKEDAGVVCSDSKAFFGVTTEVAPDAPQTELMTTARLVGVPSPERLSIVVLALGLLVFAILNLVLCCLYRRRHVLLLQQTRSKQAAPSDPPQNLYKANQNLVRAGPVPLQAAVPSESRTAWSRTRRADSESGDPDCEPSARMSTFYSSGAAADAQFGRASRISEDSFDSSSTSSGECYENVIPSQNPTRSGRSRSQQNLTSESGQNRAGSPPPYTNTGFQFALGGKGAEPSSGKGQRETTSHVHRHDADAPLSLGDDEDEDDYCPVSPD; encoded by the exons ACGACCCTTATGTTCATCACCTCAACGCTACATGCAGGTGGACTCTCAGGATGCCTGGAAACAGGAGTGGGGAGGCGGTTCCACTCCCACCGGATTTTTTAGACACTCTGGCTGAGTGGATCTGCCAGGACCTTAAATGTGGAAGAGTTTATGCTGTGAATAAATTCAACCTGCCTCCCAAAGACAAGTGCTTCCAGGACTGCGTGTACCAGAACCAGCGTCTACAGAGCTGCTCAGAGACGTTTACTCCAGGATGCATCGTGATCTCAGAAGTGGTTTGTG GTCATCAGTCCGTTCGGCTGAAGGGAGCTAAGGATCAGTGCGCCGGGCGGGTGGAGGTCTGGAAGGACAGGATGTGGGGCACGGTGTGTGACGACAGATTTGACCTGAGAGAAGCCAACGTGGTTTGCGCCCAGCTGGGCTGTGGGACCGCTCTAAAGGTGACGGGTCAGAATGGATTGTTCCCTCCAGGGAGCGGACCGATTCACCTAGACGAGCTGAACTGCACCGGGAACGAGCAGAACCTGTGGTTCTGTCCGGGTGTCCAGGAAAACTCCGACTGCGGACACAAAGAGGATGCTGGTGTGGTGTGTTCAG ATTCAAAGGCGTTTTTTGGAGTAACCACAGAAGTTGCTCCAGATGCTCCTCAGACTGAGTTGATGACCACAG CTCGTCTCGTCGGCGTTCCGTCGCCTGAACGTCTCAGCATCGTGGTTCTGGCTCTTGGACTGCTTGTTTTTGCCATCCTGAATTTGGTTCTGTGCTGCCTTTACAGGCGACGGCACG TCTTGCTCCTGCAGCAGACTCGCTCCAAGCAGGCGGCGCCCAGCGATCCTCCTCAGAACCTCTACAAGGCGAACCAGAACCTGGTGAGAGCCGGTCCCGTCCCGCTGCAGGCCGCCG TCCCGTCCGAGTCCAGGACCGCGTGGAGCCGGACCAGGAGAGCGGACAGCGAGTCGGGAGACCCGGACTGTGAGCCGTCTGCCAGGATGTCCACCTTTTACA GCTCCGGCGCGGCCGCAGACGCTCAGTTCGGCCGAGCGTCCAGGATCTCGGAGGATTCCTTCGACTCGTCCAGCACCTCGTCTGGCGAATGCTACGAAAACGTGATTCCTAGCCAGAACCCGACCCGGTCAGGCAGGTCCAGAAGCCAACAGAACC TGACATCAGaatcgggtcagaaccgggcTGGGAGCCCGCCACCCTACACAAACACTGGTTTCCAGTTTGCACTGGGAGggaagggggcggagccaagCTCAGGTAAAGGTCAGCGAGAGACGACCTCACACGTCCATCGGCACGATGCTGACGCTCCTCTGTCGCTaggtgatgatgaagatgaagatgattATTGTCCTGTGAGCCCAGACTGA